Within the Setaria viridis chromosome 3, Setaria_viridis_v4.0, whole genome shotgun sequence genome, the region ATCCCCTACTCCGTCACTTGCTTGTCAAATCTATCGCATGCTCATGACTTCCGTCTCTCTCAGTCTCACAGTGTCACTCACTTTACAGGCAGACCGATCGATCGCACACCTACCACGTAACAGTACTCGTGCTTGAGAAATAAGGGAGCGGCGCGAAGCGAACTACTCCTGGCAAACACAAACACTGGAGTGGATCGCAAATAGCCGCGCGAATTCCGCGCAATGCCGGCAAAATGCAGCCGGAATTCCCTGGCCGCGCGCACCTCTCAACGATCCGGCAATGGCGATTGGTAAGCAAGTtcgttgaagaaaaagaaaatggaaaggcTCTGATCGTGATGGATCGCTCACCGTGGAGCCGGGCGGAGAGGCTGCCGCCGGGGAGGTAGTCGACGACCAGCAGCTTCTCGTCCTTGGAGTAGTAGTACCCGCGCAGGGGCACCAGGTTCCGgtgctccgccgcggcgcccgccgccgcctccacgcacGCGCCGAactcgcgccgcgccgcggccacGTCCCGCAGCCTCTTCACCACCACCGTCGTCCCCTCCTCCAGCACCGCCTTGTACGACGTGCCCAGGCTGCCCTTCCCCAGCACCTCCGCCGACGCGCGAAGCAGGTCCTCCAGGTCGAAGCTGTAGTGGTGGTGCCCCGGGCCCTGCTTCCCCACGAACACCAGCCGGCtccgctccgcgccgccgcccgcggcggcggcggccgcgccgatATCCTTCGAGGACGAGGTGAAGTCGCCGCCCGTCATCTCCTCAGACAACGTCGACGGGGTCAGGCCCCGGGTCGGCGGCGTCGTCTTTacgtcctcctcgccgctggctccgcgacggtggcggtggaCCGCGCACAGCGCGAGAAGCACCAGGGCGAGCAGCgccgcggccccggcgcccaCCGCGATGGCCACGACCGCCGCGCCGGAcagctttcttttcttcttcgaCGAGGGCACAAGGACACCCGGGGGAGAGGGCGCCGGTGACGGGACGGCCTGGCATGGCTGGTCCACGAGGGGCGGGCCGCAGAGGTGGACGTTGCCGGCGAAGGACTCCGGGGGAAACCGCGCGAGGGAGCTGGGGATGGAGCCGTTGAGGTCGTTGTCGGCGACGTTGAACACCTCGAGCCGGCGGACGCTGCTGAGGCTCGGGAGGCTGCCGGAGAGGCGGTTCCCGTCGAGCCTCAGCGACCGGAGCCTCGTCAGGTTGTTGAGCGCGGACGGGAcgtcgccggtgaggttgttccGGGACAGCGCTAGGTGCTCGAGCGAGGCGGCGAGCCGGCCGACCTCATCGGGTATGACGCCGGTGAGCAGGTTGCCCTGCAGGTACAGCGAGCGGAGCCGCGGGAGGACGAAGAGGTCGCGCGGGATGTCCCCGAGGAGGCGGTTGTCGCGCAGCGAGAGGACCTGGAGGCCCCGCAGCCCGCCGAGCGTGCCCTGCGGCACGCCGCCGATGAGGCCGACGCCCGGGAGGTGGAGCTCCACGACCGTGGCGTTGGCCGCGTCGCACCGGACGCCGGTCCAGGCGCAGGCCGGCACGGACGCGTTCCAGCCCAGCGCGCGCTCGTGCGGCGTGCCCGCGAGGAACGCCTGCAGCGCCGACCGCTCCTGCTGCGGCGGCTCCGCGGACGCGCAGCCGagcgccgcggccacggcgacCAGCGCCAGGAGCAGCACGGGCGCGCCCATTCTTTCTGGGTCGCGCCGCGATGGTGGCGCGCGCCGGACGGGCAGGACACGCTGCTACGGCATGGATGGACGCGCGCGCTGCCGACGCCGAGGCATGGCGCGGTGGTGTGCCAGGTGTGGTGGGGAGGAGAGCGAGCGGTGCAAGGCGGGCCGGGATGAGACGAGTTTTCTTTGTTTTTATGCCGCTGCCGGGCGCGGGAGGTCGCTCGGGTGGGGCCGTGGGGGCGGAAGCCAAACTGGTTGGTGATCCCCAGCCTGGACTGGACTGGTTGGTGGGGCCGTGCTGgactgctggtgctgctgcagGTGTGCGTCCCTTGTGCACTTGGCCCGGGAATTTGCAGAGACCGGCGGGTGTGAATGCCTGAATGGTAGCTGCTGCGTGCATGGCGGTCGATCGCCAGGTACAGCAGCCACTGCGATCTGCAGACAAGGGAAGGGATCAAGCAACTTTCACTAGTCGGGCTGTTTGGAAAGAGGGAGCTAAACTCACATgggatattcggatactaattaggaggactaaatataagttaattacaaaactaatcgtagaacctctaggctaaatcgcgagatgaatctattaagtctaattaatccatcattagtgaatggttattgtagcaccgcattgtcaaatcatggactaattaagcttaatagatttgtctcgcgatttagcctagggttgtgtaattagttttgtaattagtctaggtttaatactcctaattagtgtccaaacattcgatgtgacgggagctaaaatttagccccctcctccaaaATAGCCCCGAAGCAAAcaagggccttgtttagttcccaattcgtggcaaagtttgcattttgccataaatgcgcaactgtagcatttcatttggatttgtgaattattgtccaaacattgactaattaggctcaaaagattcgtctcgcaaagtacaacaaaactgtgcaatcagtttttgattttgtctacatttagtacttcatgcatgtaccgttgtccaaacattgactaattaggctcaaaagattcgtctcgcaaagtacaacaaaactgtgcaattagttttttatttcgtctacatttagtactccatgcatgtactgcaagtttgatgtgatggaaaattttctttttgcatagtgctaaagttaggATTTTGGGGAACTAaattctttttgcatagtgctaaaattAGGATTTTGGGAAACTAAACAGGCGCCGCAAGGAATGCTCCCCTGTGTTGCAATGGACCAGGCGTCCAGGCGACTGAAAACCATCAGCAAGGCGGCGTAGCCAGCTAGCCGTAGCGGCGCGCTACTCTGCGCGAGTGCCACGGCGCCGGTTCAAGGACAAAAGGCAGTGAAAATCCCTGGGACTCGATTCTCATTCTAGCCGTGTGTCGGAAGCAATGGATCGACATCTCTCTCATCTCTTTCCTTCCCGGGGCAATGGGACCCGACGTgtcgcgcgcggccggccggcgccctgtTGCCACGCCGTTTAGTTGACACTCTTGTCAGAACCGGTCTTAGCGTCTGTTTGGCGCTAAACTTCGGTCCCTTCACATCGGAGGTTTATATTAATTAGAAATagtaaatataggttaattgtaaaattaattgcacaggtggaggctagttcgcgagacaaatctattaagcctaattagtttatgatttgacaatgtggtgctacagcaaccatttgctaatgatggattaatgtagattcgtctcgcgaattagctcatgacttctgcaattagttttataattagctcatatttaatcttctCAATTAATATCCGAATACTTGATGCGATAAGGATTAAATTTTAGCCTTTAGTATCAACTAGCCTCTTATATAAGCTTAGCAGCGCGCCGCTGTCGTTTAATCTCGGCTCCGTCACTGTCCTTTTCAGCTCCGTCAAGGCATCGAACGGCCGGCTCCCGTCATGATGGCGGCTCCATCTGGCAATCATCTTAATCGATTTCGAAAGCTGTGATCGAGGAGTTAGGGACCAAGCACGTAtagtactctctctctctctctctctctctcgatttGAAATCCATCGCAGTCACAGAGTCACCACCGATGTGTATGCGGGAGAGCATCATTCTGCTGCCTGGCAGCGATTGACCACAAGGCGTCgactgatatttttttttcttctacgcgtttcgatcccctccccggtcgGCCGGTCCTGTGGCTTTGAGATACTGTATCGCTATCACAGCATGGTTCTTGTGACTTCTGCCACAGTACAATGTGTTGAGCACTCTAGCTCTGGTAAGTTTGCAGTCagtaagatttttttttggaaaaaggaATAGTCTCCGACTCTCCGTACTCATGTAAGATGATTGTCACTCCAAGAGAACCATGCCAATCGTCAATGGTAACGATAGATAGAACTGCAGCTTATTGTGTAGAGCTAAAAACTACCCCATATAGAGATCACAAGATCCCTTCGTCACAAAATGTGGCATACATCCAAGGAACTTCAGTAGGCCAAGCGCTGATAAAAAATACTATTGTACAATACCTGCTCTATTATAtgaacttttttctttcttctcttgtgctttttttttttgagggggtctTTGGCTTTTGGTAAGCGGGTTATGAGGGAGGGAGGATGCCCACTCAAAACTTTCGCAGTCCGAAAGCACCAATCGGCCCAACCCGGCCCGCCTTCCTTCCCTCGTTGCTCTCCATCACACGACCGCCGCCTGCGCGCCTTCAGTTCTTCGCCCGCCCTCCGCTCCACCTCGAGTTCTCCTCTCGCggccggcttcctcctcctccttgtccttCCCTCTACTGGAAAGGAATGGCGTCAAGTGGAGGAGACCTTTCAGGATTCGTTGGTACGCCCTAGCTcgcttgaatttttcaaatttaTTCCAGTGGAGCAACCGGACCAAATCCAAATCCTTCCTTCTCTTCAATTAAGCCGGTGGTAACCCAATGCAACTCTCCATCTAGCGCACTGTTCGATTCGAAGATTCCGCTCTTAATCCATCCCCTTCTCTCCTCCGACGATTCGTGCTCGTCCAACTGTGGTCGGTGGTGGTAGACGGCCGGCGACTAGGTGggtcctgctcctcctgctggTCCTGCTCCTCATTCCTCTCTCGGATTGAggcatggtggtggctggcTTAGGGTGTCCGGTTCGGGGTCGTCGGGGGAGGGCTCCAGGGCCGGCGGGCTTAGAGTGTCTGGCGGCGGCAGTAGGcaccgcggcggtggcggatcgAGGGTGGCGGGGTGAGGTGCCGCGGGCGGCGGACGACAACCGGCGGGAAgggccgacggcgggggcgaTGTCTTCTCCTGTATGGTTGAAAATGCAGTGGTGGTTCTAATTCTAAAGGCTGAGCCAGGATGCTATCTAGAGCTGCGGTCCTCTTAATGTTTATCTGAATTTTATTGCCTGTGTTCATCGAGTTGAAATTTTTGTAACTCAATTGGGCGCTACCCTGAGTGCAGGCCGAGGAGTATGCATGATGAGCACCTCGTGGAGAGACAAGCAGCACCCCAACCTCATCAACTTCATTGCCACATTCCTAGCTGCAAACTTGTACCGCCTCAACTTCCTGTCAGTTTCTCCGGTCAGCACCTGAATTCAGAAATGTCGTTGATTTGCTCTTGCGTGTCTTTACGTATAAGACCTGATTGAGTGGATTCCAGGACTTCATCTTCAACAATGGGGGCACATCTGTTGCTTTTATCTTTGAGACAAATTGGGATTCTGAAAATGAAAGTGCTGTCTTCAGCAGGTGAGGCTGTGAGACTTTCCTGGTTATGTTTGTTATGCGTTGCATTTGTTGGGATGGTGATGTCAGTCTTGGAATGCCTTTGCAGGGTGAATACACTGAAGAGGCAGTTCAAACATCtttatgttgttgttgtcgttCCCACAGGAGAACAAAATGAATCATTTAACCAATCGTATTTCAAGTATGCACCTGATCTGATGTTAAATGTGAAGTGTTTATTTTGTGGAGTCTTTATATTCATGCGGTTCTTATTCAAGGTATGGCATGGAGCTTGGCTGTCCTACATTTGTGCCTGTTTGTGATCCAGAGATGGGATTTGAGAAGATTGTAAAGATAGCTCATGCTCGTGGAGGTAAATATCTACATAGTTTTCTGAAGTTCCTGACTCATGTTCAACTTTTGAACCGGAAGCTGGCATTGATCACATACCCTTTTCCTTCAGTATGCAAGCAGCAAGACATTGTCACAACTATGAGGAATGAGGTAATTTCAGATGCTCCCAGATACATGGGCGTACTATTTGTGGGCCTAGGTTTAGCTAAATTATTCTCTTGCTTCTCACTGTAGCGTGTGCAAGCTGTTCAGTGCATGGATGCATTTTTACGAGTGCTGACCTCTATTCCTGGTATTGACAGTCATGATGCAAATGCGGTATGTGCTAaactattttcctttttctgtaaCTCTATGAGCTCTTGATTACTTATATATCAATTGTAGCTGGTTAGTTCTGAGTGCTTTGCAAGTTCTTTCTCTAGGGATAACCGGATACGAATTCACATGACACATCGTTTTCTTCAAGAATTATCATTATTTCACATGTCATCTGCAGTTCTGCACTCATTATAATGTGTGAATGATAAGCCACCATACCTATAATCTGAATGATATTCAGGGCGGATCAGTACTTAAATGTATTTTGGAACTCTGCGTGCAAAATAATATTAGTTTTATGCAGCTATTCAAGAATAATAACTAAGCATGTGGTATGTTTTGCAAATCGAGTTGTGCTCTATTCCCTGATGCTTCCCGGTGCTAATCTGTTTATTAGCCTTGCCTGTAGTTAAGTAGTCAGATTCACTGTAAACACCAGTTGCCTATTATCTGTTTAACTTCTACACACTGTTCACTGTGGTGTGCTTATTGATAGTGATGctactcttttatttatttctaaGCTTTCCCAAGCTATTGGCTCCATTGAAGCAATTGCAAAGGCATCCAAGGAATTCATCCTGGAAAACACTGATCTTTCCACTGAGAAGGCAGAGAGGATTGTCAGGTTCTTCAGGGATCCACAGTACTACTTAAGCCCTAAAATCAAGTAATTCTTGCAGGTATTCTTCTCTCCCACAGGACGCATGTAGTGATTTGTTTACTCAAAGTATGTGTCAATCATTTAGCATCTGCGTTGATAGAAAGCTTAGGATTCCATGATGCTGAGTTACTGATAGTGTCTCCTGATTTGCAGGCAAAATCAGGTCGATTGTTTCGAGTCCCTCCCTGTTGAAGTGCGCTAACATTGGACACCTGGATCGTGCATCCCGGGCTTGTAAA harbors:
- the LOC117849911 gene encoding probable inactive receptor kinase At2g26730, producing MGAPVLLLALVAVAAALGCASAEPPQQERSALQAFLAGTPHERALGWNASVPACAWTGVRCDAANATVVELHLPGVGLIGGVPQGTLGGLRGLQVLSLRDNRLLGDIPRDLFVLPRLRSLYLQGNLLTGVIPDEVGRLAASLEHLALSRNNLTGDVPSALNNLTRLRSLRLDGNRLSGSLPSLSSVRRLEVFNVADNDLNGSIPSSLARFPPESFAGNVHLCGPPLVDQPCQAVPSPAPSPPGVLVPSSKKKRKLSGAAVVAIAVGAGAAALLALVLLALCAVHRHRRGASGEEDVKTTPPTRGLTPSTLSEEMTGGDFTSSSKDIGAAAAAAGGGAERSRLVFVGKQGPGHHHYSFDLEDLLRASAEVLGKGSLGTSYKAVLEEGTTVVVKRLRDVAAARREFGACVEAAAGAAAEHRNLVPLRGYYYSKDEKLLVVDYLPGGSLSARLHGSRGTGRTPMDWEARMRAALCAARGVAHLHTAHSLAHGNIKSSNLLLRPDPDAAALSDYCLHQLFAPSPARPGGSGGGYRAPELVDARRPTFRSDVYSLGVLLLELLTGKSPAHHASLEGGDGAVDLPRWVQSVVREEWTAEVFDAELVRTGGGAEEEMVALLQVAMACVSTAPDARPDAPDVVRMIEEIAGGHGRTATEESEGTRGASDEERSRGPTP
- the LOC117847545 gene encoding protein PARTING DANCERS homolog isoform X2, translated to MMSTSWRDKQHPNLINFIATFLAANLYRLNFLSVSPDFIFNNGGTSVAFIFETNWDSENESAVFSRVNTLKRQFKHLYVVVVVPTGEQNESFNQSYFKYGMELGCPTFVPVCDPEMGFEKIVKIAHARGVCKQQDIVTTMRNERVQAVQCMDAFLRVLTSIPGIDSHDANALSQAIGSIEAIAKASKEFILENTDLSTEKAERIVRFFRDPQYYLSPKIK
- the LOC117847545 gene encoding protein PARTING DANCERS homolog isoform X1, which produces MASSGGDLSGFVGRGVCMMSTSWRDKQHPNLINFIATFLAANLYRLNFLSVSPDFIFNNGGTSVAFIFETNWDSENESAVFSRVNTLKRQFKHLYVVVVVPTGEQNESFNQSYFKYGMELGCPTFVPVCDPEMGFEKIVKIAHARGVCKQQDIVTTMRNERVQAVQCMDAFLRVLTSIPGIDSHDANALSQAIGSIEAIAKASKEFILENTDLSTEKAERIVRFFRDPQYYLSPKIK